In Salisediminibacterium beveridgei, one DNA window encodes the following:
- a CDS encoding HD-GYP domain-containing protein: protein MHIITLQHNAHKALDRKLARDILSESGFTLLREGMVITPNHIRLLRMYGIETVPVYGHTSFLEQLDAKVKEQHQPFVKAYRESFNEMKRLFSSAEEDQVPNLEKTLDSFESLISEALESYSLFEVLQQLEGHDGYLLRHSIHVGLLTALMARLMKKSEEDIMIYGKAGLLHDIGMIKAPAGVFNDSRELTEAEWKEVRRHPQIGYELLKDTGVPQPVLDAALYHHERMDGSGYLEGLKGDDIPEVAALIAIADVFDAVSSDRVHRKKLAPMEALKTVNDEIYRGKLSVRCGLVFLEHMTSTYTGTTVYLSDGRFAQIVRYNAKDLENPLISLDGHVLPLKELKGLTIEDIADNRIHELNKQE from the coding sequence ATGCATATCATTACACTTCAGCACAATGCGCATAAGGCACTGGACCGGAAGCTCGCCAGGGACATTTTATCCGAAAGTGGTTTTACCCTTTTACGGGAAGGCATGGTCATTACCCCGAATCATATCCGGTTGTTACGGATGTATGGAATTGAAACGGTTCCTGTTTATGGCCATACGTCGTTTCTTGAACAGCTGGATGCGAAAGTGAAAGAGCAGCATCAGCCGTTTGTGAAGGCGTACAGGGAATCCTTCAATGAGATGAAACGGCTGTTTTCTTCTGCTGAGGAAGATCAGGTGCCAAATCTTGAGAAGACCCTCGATTCCTTCGAATCGCTTATCAGTGAAGCACTGGAATCGTACAGTCTGTTCGAAGTGCTCCAACAGCTTGAAGGGCATGACGGGTATCTTCTCCGGCACTCGATTCATGTTGGCTTATTGACGGCCTTGATGGCCCGGTTAATGAAAAAATCCGAAGAAGACATCATGATATACGGCAAAGCAGGGCTTCTGCATGATATTGGAATGATCAAAGCGCCTGCGGGGGTGTTTAACGATTCCCGCGAGCTGACGGAGGCGGAATGGAAAGAAGTGCGCCGTCACCCGCAAATCGGTTATGAGCTGCTCAAGGATACCGGCGTGCCTCAGCCGGTGCTCGATGCCGCGTTGTATCATCATGAGCGCATGGACGGCAGCGGCTACCTCGAAGGGTTGAAAGGGGACGATATTCCGGAAGTGGCGGCACTGATTGCGATTGCCGACGTGTTTGATGCGGTGTCCTCAGACCGGGTCCACCGCAAGAAGCTTGCACCGATGGAAGCCTTGAAAACCGTGAACGATGAGATTTATCGGGGGAAGCTCTCGGTCCGTTGCGGCCTGGTCTTTCTCGAGCATATGACTAGCACATACACCGGAACGACCGTCTATTTGTCCGATGGGCGATTCGCGCAGATTGTCCGCTACAATGCAAAGGATTTGGAGAATCCATTGATCAGTCTCGATGGTCACGTTCTGCCGCTCAAGGAGTTGAAAGGTCTCACCATCGAAGACATTGCGGATAACCGCATCCATGAACTGAATAAACAGGAGTGA
- a CDS encoding SDR family oxidoreductase, whose translation MNVFVIGSNGQIGRHLVKQLQEHDGHTVTAMVRNKEQAEALLADGVKAEVADLEGPVAGLKEVMSGCDAVVFTAGSGGSTGADKTLLIDLDGAVKTMEAAEAAGIDRYLLVSAIQAHHRENWNEKIRHYFAAKHYADRMLELSSLNYTIVRPGGLLNEPGTGKIKAKKDLERAFIPREDVARTIVAALDEPNTYRKGFDLISGEHTPSEALKSL comes from the coding sequence ATGAACGTATTTGTGATTGGATCCAACGGCCAGATCGGCCGCCATTTGGTGAAACAGCTGCAGGAACACGACGGGCATACCGTCACCGCGATGGTTCGGAATAAAGAACAGGCCGAGGCGCTTTTGGCTGACGGGGTGAAAGCGGAAGTCGCCGATCTTGAGGGACCGGTTGCCGGATTGAAGGAAGTCATGTCCGGCTGCGACGCGGTGGTGTTCACGGCCGGATCCGGTGGGAGTACCGGTGCGGATAAGACCTTATTGATCGATCTCGATGGCGCTGTAAAGACCATGGAAGCGGCCGAAGCAGCGGGGATTGACCGGTATCTGCTGGTCAGTGCGATCCAGGCGCACCACCGCGAGAACTGGAATGAGAAGATCCGGCACTATTTTGCGGCCAAGCACTATGCGGATCGCATGCTCGAGTTGTCGTCACTGAATTATACCATTGTGCGGCCGGGTGGCTTACTGAATGAGCCGGGGACCGGTAAAATCAAAGCGAAGAAGGACTTGGAGCGCGCGTTTATTCCGCGTGAAGACGTGGCCCGCACAATCGTCGCAGCGCTCGATGAGCCGAATACGTACCGAAAAGGGTTCGATTTGATCTCCGGCGAACACACCCCAAGTGAAGCGTTGAAATCGTTATAA